One window from the genome of Glycine soja cultivar W05 chromosome 12, ASM419377v2, whole genome shotgun sequence encodes:
- the LOC114379905 gene encoding uncharacterized protein LOC114379905 isoform X2 has protein sequence MAFHVACPITCRRICFCTLGFPRALHASPDAPNAFVHDVSALRDFLADTRRDDATVQVPVPKVLPPLPPPSDAVPLGPDALDESASMKAKRIALQRKGAAAMIAAEEYARRFESGDVVNTPGNLTGEEQGQANRSYCRICKCGENEGSEKAQKMLSCKSCGKKYHRNCLRSWGRNRDLFHWSSWTCPLCRICEACRRTGDPSKFMFCKRCDGAYHCYCLQPPHKSVCNGPYLCTKHARCHSCGSNVPGNGLSVRWFMAYTNCDACGRLFTKGNYCPVCLKVYRDSESTPMVCCDTCQLWVHCQCDNISEEKYHQFQVDGNLQYKCPTCRGECYQVKNPEDAAQEIWRRRNIAERDLISSLRAAAGLPTQEEIFSISPFSDDEDSGPLKLKSESARSFKFSLKNLANDSPKKKTSSKKTAKKKNSQSFMTSKIDTHNSCEGHSDIKSLHSLDDDKNDDIQSQRNEGPDVYSSPATGSLSQTEASFPINQPGILKQKFVDEVMVSDEERKPRVVRIKSNKAHIPDSEEESGKHSLKTQNVKGKKLVINLGARKINVASSPRSDSSSCQKDQDPVTVNGNEDRSQWRKGDKFALDRQDDTARHIDGKGIKVDSGQSKFFRVSGREGNLIKLGKVKPDISEFNLTSGRGNMSDGRIKHSIDGMINQVGIKATSRGERTYLGRQSEGSSDAYETDDNNNRTPSHSLPKDSKPLLRFKFKKPSIESQNSPHQEEEKMTIKGQRSKRKRPSPFKEKASFNESEGVSQSHQDSAMDGIMDANWILMKLGNDAIGKRVEVHQTSDNSWHKGLVTDVVEGTSKLYVALDDGKVKTVELRKQGVRFVPQKQKRSKT, from the exons ATGGCATTTCACGTAGCTTGTCCAATTACATG TCGCCGAATCTGTTTCTGCACGCTAGGGTTTCCGCGCGCGCTCCACGCTTCTCCCGACGCTCCCAATGCCTTCGTTCACGACGTTTCAGCTCTCCGCGACTTCCTCGCCGACACGCGCAGGGACGACGCCACCGTTCAGGTCCCCGTCCCCAAGGTCCTGCCGCCGCTTCCGCCTCCGTCCGACGCTGTTCCTCTTGGCCCTGACGCGCTCGATGAGTCCGCCTCCATGAAGGCCAAGCGCATCGCCCTCCAGCGCAAGGGCGCCGCCGCCATGATCGCCGCCGAGGAGTACGCTCGCCGCTTCGAGTCCGGCGATGTTGTG AATACTCCGGGAAATCTTACTGGAGAGGAGCAGGGTCAAGCCAATAGGAGCTATTGTCGAATTTGCAAGTGTGGAGAAAATGAAGGAAGTGAGAAAGCTCAGAAGATGCTATCGTGCAAAAGTTGTGGCAAGAAGTACCATAGGAACTGCTTGAGAAGTTGGGGTCGAAATAGAG ATTTGTTTCATTGGAGTTCATGGACCTGTCCTCTTTGCCGGATTTGTGAG GCTTGCAGAAGGACTGGTGATCCAAGTAAGTTCATGTTTTGCAAAAGGTGCGATGGTGCTTACCATTGTTATTGTCTTCAACCTCCGCACAAG AGTGTTTGTAATGGGCCGTATTTGTGCACAAAACACGCAAGATGTCACAGTTGTGGATCCAATGTCCCTGGAAATGGACTAAGTGTGAG GTGGTTTATGGCATATACCAACTGCGATGCATGTGGAAGATTGTTTACGAAAGGGAACTACTGTCCTGTTTGTTTGAAG GTTTACAGAGATTCAGAATCAACACCTATGGTTTGTTGTGATACTTGCCAGCTCTGGGTACATTGCCAGTGTGATAATATCAG TGAAGAAAAATATCACCAGTTTCAAGTGGATGGGAATTTGCAGTATAAATGTCCTACGTGTCGTGGGGAATGTTATCAG GTCAAGAATCCTGAAGATGCTGCCCAAGAGATTTGGAGGAGAAGGAATATTGCTGAGAGAGATTTGATTTCTAGCTTGAGGGCTGCAGCTGGTTTGCCAACTCAAGaagaaatattttctatatCACCATTTTCAGATGATGAGGATAGTGGGCCTTTAAAACTAAAGAGTGAATCTGCCCGTTCCTTTAAGTTCTCTCTAAAAAATTTGGCCAATGACTCACCAAAGAAGAAAACTTCAAGCAAAAAGACTGCTAAGAAAAAAAACTCTCAGTCATTTATGACTAGTAAAATTGACACACACAATAGTTGTGAAGGACATAGTGATATTAAATCTTTGCATAGCTTAGATGATGATAAGAATGATGATATACAATCCCAGAGAAATGAAGGTCCAGATGTATACTCATCTCCTGCTACTGGAAGCTTGAGTCAAACTGAAGCATCTTTTCCTATTAATCAGCCAGGGATTTTGAAACAAAAGTTTGTTGATGAGGTGATGGTCAGTGATGAAGAGAGGAAACCCAGAGTAGTtcgaattaaaagcaacaaggCACATATTCCAGATAGTGAAGAGGAAAGTGGAAAACACAGTCTTAAGACTCAGAATGTGAAAGGGAAGAAGTTGGTTATAAATTTGGGAGCGCGGAAAATTAACGTGGCTAGTTCCCCACGGTCTGATTCATCAAGCTGCCAAAAAGATCAAGATCCGGTGACTGTTAATG GAAATGAAGATAGAAGCCAATGGAGGAAGGGAGACAAGTTTGCATTAGATAGACAAGATGACACAGCTAGGCATATTGACGGTAAAG GAATCAAAGTTGATTCTGGGCAATCAAAATTTTTCAGGGTTTCGGGAAGAGAAGGGAATTTGATTAAGCTTGGAAAAGTTAAGCCAGACATTTCTGAATTCAACCTGACCTCTGGTAGAGGCAATATGTCTGATGGGCGGATAAAACATAGTATTGATGGAATGATTAATCAGGTTGGAATAAAAGCTACATCAAGAGGTGAAAGGACATATTTGGGGAGGCAGTCAGAAGGCAGCTCTGATGCATATGAGACAGATGACAATAATAATCGTACACCTTCACATTCTTTGCCAAAAGATTCCAAACCTTTACTAAGATTTAAATTCAAGAAACCCAGCATTGAAAGTCAAAATTCTCCTCATCAGGAGGAAGAGAAGATGACAATCAAGGGCCAGAGGTCAAAAAGGAAGAGACCTTCACCTTTTAAGGAGAAAGCATCTTTTAATGAGTCTGAAGGTGTAAGTCAATCACATCAAGACAGTGCAATGGATGGGATAATGGATGCAAACTGGATATTGATGAAATTGGGCAATGATGCAATTGGAAAGAGAGTTGAAGTTCATCAGACATCTGACAATTCTTG GCACAAAGGACTGGTTACTGACGTAGTTGAAGGCACTTCAAAGTTATATGTTGCATTAGACGATGGGAAAGTGAAGACCGTGGAACTCAGGAAACAGGGGGTACGTTTTGTTCCTCAAAAGCAGAAGAGATCAAAGACATGA
- the LOC114379905 gene encoding uncharacterized protein LOC114379905 isoform X1 → MISNERFTFFFFPFRLRFVCSRRICFCTLGFPRALHASPDAPNAFVHDVSALRDFLADTRRDDATVQVPVPKVLPPLPPPSDAVPLGPDALDESASMKAKRIALQRKGAAAMIAAEEYARRFESGDVVNTPGNLTGEEQGQANRSYCRICKCGENEGSEKAQKMLSCKSCGKKYHRNCLRSWGRNRDLFHWSSWTCPLCRICEACRRTGDPSKFMFCKRCDGAYHCYCLQPPHKSVCNGPYLCTKHARCHSCGSNVPGNGLSVRWFMAYTNCDACGRLFTKGNYCPVCLKVYRDSESTPMVCCDTCQLWVHCQCDNISEEKYHQFQVDGNLQYKCPTCRGECYQVKNPEDAAQEIWRRRNIAERDLISSLRAAAGLPTQEEIFSISPFSDDEDSGPLKLKSESARSFKFSLKNLANDSPKKKTSSKKTAKKKNSQSFMTSKIDTHNSCEGHSDIKSLHSLDDDKNDDIQSQRNEGPDVYSSPATGSLSQTEASFPINQPGILKQKFVDEVMVSDEERKPRVVRIKSNKAHIPDSEEESGKHSLKTQNVKGKKLVINLGARKINVASSPRSDSSSCQKDQDPVTVNGNEDRSQWRKGDKFALDRQDDTARHIDGKGIKVDSGQSKFFRVSGREGNLIKLGKVKPDISEFNLTSGRGNMSDGRIKHSIDGMINQVGIKATSRGERTYLGRQSEGSSDAYETDDNNNRTPSHSLPKDSKPLLRFKFKKPSIESQNSPHQEEEKMTIKGQRSKRKRPSPFKEKASFNESEGVSQSHQDSAMDGIMDANWILMKLGNDAIGKRVEVHQTSDNSWHKGLVTDVVEGTSKLYVALDDGKVKTVELRKQGVRFVPQKQKRSKT, encoded by the exons ATGATATCAAATGAGCGcttcactttcttcttcttcccctttCGTTTGCGTTTTGTTTGCAGTCGCCGAATCTGTTTCTGCACGCTAGGGTTTCCGCGCGCGCTCCACGCTTCTCCCGACGCTCCCAATGCCTTCGTTCACGACGTTTCAGCTCTCCGCGACTTCCTCGCCGACACGCGCAGGGACGACGCCACCGTTCAGGTCCCCGTCCCCAAGGTCCTGCCGCCGCTTCCGCCTCCGTCCGACGCTGTTCCTCTTGGCCCTGACGCGCTCGATGAGTCCGCCTCCATGAAGGCCAAGCGCATCGCCCTCCAGCGCAAGGGCGCCGCCGCCATGATCGCCGCCGAGGAGTACGCTCGCCGCTTCGAGTCCGGCGATGTTGTG AATACTCCGGGAAATCTTACTGGAGAGGAGCAGGGTCAAGCCAATAGGAGCTATTGTCGAATTTGCAAGTGTGGAGAAAATGAAGGAAGTGAGAAAGCTCAGAAGATGCTATCGTGCAAAAGTTGTGGCAAGAAGTACCATAGGAACTGCTTGAGAAGTTGGGGTCGAAATAGAG ATTTGTTTCATTGGAGTTCATGGACCTGTCCTCTTTGCCGGATTTGTGAG GCTTGCAGAAGGACTGGTGATCCAAGTAAGTTCATGTTTTGCAAAAGGTGCGATGGTGCTTACCATTGTTATTGTCTTCAACCTCCGCACAAG AGTGTTTGTAATGGGCCGTATTTGTGCACAAAACACGCAAGATGTCACAGTTGTGGATCCAATGTCCCTGGAAATGGACTAAGTGTGAG GTGGTTTATGGCATATACCAACTGCGATGCATGTGGAAGATTGTTTACGAAAGGGAACTACTGTCCTGTTTGTTTGAAG GTTTACAGAGATTCAGAATCAACACCTATGGTTTGTTGTGATACTTGCCAGCTCTGGGTACATTGCCAGTGTGATAATATCAG TGAAGAAAAATATCACCAGTTTCAAGTGGATGGGAATTTGCAGTATAAATGTCCTACGTGTCGTGGGGAATGTTATCAG GTCAAGAATCCTGAAGATGCTGCCCAAGAGATTTGGAGGAGAAGGAATATTGCTGAGAGAGATTTGATTTCTAGCTTGAGGGCTGCAGCTGGTTTGCCAACTCAAGaagaaatattttctatatCACCATTTTCAGATGATGAGGATAGTGGGCCTTTAAAACTAAAGAGTGAATCTGCCCGTTCCTTTAAGTTCTCTCTAAAAAATTTGGCCAATGACTCACCAAAGAAGAAAACTTCAAGCAAAAAGACTGCTAAGAAAAAAAACTCTCAGTCATTTATGACTAGTAAAATTGACACACACAATAGTTGTGAAGGACATAGTGATATTAAATCTTTGCATAGCTTAGATGATGATAAGAATGATGATATACAATCCCAGAGAAATGAAGGTCCAGATGTATACTCATCTCCTGCTACTGGAAGCTTGAGTCAAACTGAAGCATCTTTTCCTATTAATCAGCCAGGGATTTTGAAACAAAAGTTTGTTGATGAGGTGATGGTCAGTGATGAAGAGAGGAAACCCAGAGTAGTtcgaattaaaagcaacaaggCACATATTCCAGATAGTGAAGAGGAAAGTGGAAAACACAGTCTTAAGACTCAGAATGTGAAAGGGAAGAAGTTGGTTATAAATTTGGGAGCGCGGAAAATTAACGTGGCTAGTTCCCCACGGTCTGATTCATCAAGCTGCCAAAAAGATCAAGATCCGGTGACTGTTAATG GAAATGAAGATAGAAGCCAATGGAGGAAGGGAGACAAGTTTGCATTAGATAGACAAGATGACACAGCTAGGCATATTGACGGTAAAG GAATCAAAGTTGATTCTGGGCAATCAAAATTTTTCAGGGTTTCGGGAAGAGAAGGGAATTTGATTAAGCTTGGAAAAGTTAAGCCAGACATTTCTGAATTCAACCTGACCTCTGGTAGAGGCAATATGTCTGATGGGCGGATAAAACATAGTATTGATGGAATGATTAATCAGGTTGGAATAAAAGCTACATCAAGAGGTGAAAGGACATATTTGGGGAGGCAGTCAGAAGGCAGCTCTGATGCATATGAGACAGATGACAATAATAATCGTACACCTTCACATTCTTTGCCAAAAGATTCCAAACCTTTACTAAGATTTAAATTCAAGAAACCCAGCATTGAAAGTCAAAATTCTCCTCATCAGGAGGAAGAGAAGATGACAATCAAGGGCCAGAGGTCAAAAAGGAAGAGACCTTCACCTTTTAAGGAGAAAGCATCTTTTAATGAGTCTGAAGGTGTAAGTCAATCACATCAAGACAGTGCAATGGATGGGATAATGGATGCAAACTGGATATTGATGAAATTGGGCAATGATGCAATTGGAAAGAGAGTTGAAGTTCATCAGACATCTGACAATTCTTG GCACAAAGGACTGGTTACTGACGTAGTTGAAGGCACTTCAAAGTTATATGTTGCATTAGACGATGGGAAAGTGAAGACCGTGGAACTCAGGAAACAGGGGGTACGTTTTGTTCCTCAAAAGCAGAAGAGATCAAAGACATGA
- the LOC114378409 gene encoding DNA-directed RNA polymerases II, IV and V subunit 11-like gives MNAPDRYERFVVPEGTKKVSYERDTKIINAASFTIEREEHTIGNILRMQLHRDPNVLFAGYKLPHPLQYKIIVRIHTTSQSSPMQAYNQSVNDLDRELDHLKSAFEAEMLKFSRDY, from the exons ATGAATGCCCCAGATCGTTACGAGCGTTTCGTCGTCCCTGAAGGCACCAAAAA GGTTTCTTATGAGAGGGACACGAAGATCATCAATGCGGCGTCCTTCACCATCGAGAGAGAGGAGCACACTATCGGCAACATCCTCCGCAT GCAGCTGCACAGAGACCCCAATGTCTTGTTTGCCGGATACAAGCTTCCTCATCCTCttcaatacaaaattattgTCAGG ATACACACCACTAGTCAGTCTTCGCCAATGCAGGCATATAACCAGTCTGTTAATGATCTGGACAGGGAACTTGATCATTTGAAGAGTGCCTTTGAG GCAGAGATGTTGAAGTTTTCTAGGGACTATTGA
- the LOC114378410 gene encoding cation/H(+) antiporter 28-like: MAIAITQCSEKLGYLILQLGKNFLVFMAMVVACNGAHFLLKPYSQPRVASDIMVGLIMGNIPFLRELYEEFNKTFGFIIDFGMMCYMFALGIEMDPYMLFKRPTKDAQVAYAAILCTFIICCSMTPLFRYFTHQHGLAFTLSLSALVSSTASPVLTRLITSLKIGKSDIGSLVIGAGMHSDFLCSLLLSVGYIFMPSDAYCIGTKKDKTLLTIITVSIVIVAQTMFTAVVSPVFMAWVNNENPEGKPMKGSHLILSIAFVVMICASSTLYDYSPVLSAFMTGICLPREGRVSKWVVSKINSLLTTIFFPVFFLWMGYVADITKFDPGDPTTWLRVILPIAIVVVGKVVGTLVAGALLGFHWPESIAIGLLLITKGHFQIYMAIKGLSCGTATTSSSGIISVITIFLTLVHAPIVVAQIIKRARKRAPTHSNALQLLDPLSELRIFLCLHGLDNVPASINFMEISRGSADSGILVYVAEIIELTDQIAATMESGEGVHTTTIKDKEVTEIREQVTSSFQAYVDRDGDGITFKRSLAVSTITNMAKNICVLAEDLMIALIILPFHRKQRQDGKLDGGNPGFRYVNRKLLKSAPCSVGILVNRGFGSIEKISRFEALLKVAVIFIGGKDDREALAYVGRVAWHPGVKVIVIRFLVDTNEESSRLAAHRVTLTEQEEEMGLDDECFAQFYERYIVGGRISYMEKHLANASETFSTLRSFEGQYSLVIVGREGGANSILTKGMNDWQQCPELGPIGDVLSGPDFSTSVSVLIIQQHKLRGELDGLDEEFSIM, translated from the exons TTTATCATTGATTTTGGCATGATGTGTTACATGTTTGCTTTGGGTATAGAGATGGATCCTTACATGCTCTTCAAGAGACCAACAAAGGATGCTCAAGTTGCTTATGCAGCAATATTGTGCACTTTCATCATATGCTGTTCCATGACACCACTCTTCCGTTACTTCACACACCAACATGGATTAGCATTCACCCTCTCCCTCTCTGCTCTTGTCTCCAGCACGGCGTCTCCCGTTCTCACGCGTCTAATAACCAGCCTCAAAATAGGAAAATCAGACATTGGAAGCCTTGTCATAGGTGCCGGGATGCACTCGGATTTCCTCTGCTCATTGCTTCTTTCAGTTGGCTACATTTTCATGCCATCGGATGCTTATTGCATTGGCACTAAAAAAGACAAGACTCTGCTGACCATCATCACAGTGAGCATTGTAATTGTAGCACAGACAATGTTCACAGCGGTGGTTTCGCCAGTATTTATGGCATGGGTGAACAATGAAAACCCTGAAGGGAAACCCATGAAAGGATCACACCTGATACTGTCAATTGCCTTCGTGGTAATGATTTGTGCCTCCTCAACTCTATACGACTATAGTCCGGTTCTAAGTGCGTTTATGACAGGGATATGTTTACCCAGGGAGGGTAGAGTTTCCAAATGGGTTGTCAGCAAAATCAACTCTCTCTTGACAACCATCTTCTTTCCCGTCTTCTTCTTGTGGATGGGGTATGTGGCTGATATCACCAAATTCGACCCTGGAGACCCTACAACGTGGCTAAGAGTGATTTTACCCATTGCCATAGTGGTCGTGGGTAAAGTTGTTGGCACACTTGTTGCTGGGGCACTGCTTGGCTTTCACTGGCCAGAATCAATTGCAATCGGATTGCTCCTTATCACCAAGGGCCATTTTCAAATCTACATGGCTATCAAAGGG CTGAGTTGTGGCACCGCCACTACTTCCTCCTCCGGCATTATTTCGGtaattacaatatttttaacattggtGCATGCCCCCATAGTCGTGGCACAAATCATCAAACGTGCCAGGAAAAGGGCACCTACTCACAGCAACGCCCTCCAATTACTGGACCCATTAAGTGAGCTAAGGATATTCTTGTGCCTTCACGGACTTGATAATGTTCCTGCTTCCATCAACTTCATGGAGATCTCAAGGGGGTCAGCAGACTCTGGTATTCTGGTATATGTTGCAGAAATTATTGAATTAACTGATCAAATAGCAGCAACAATGGAGAGTGGTGAAGGAGTGCATACAACAACTATAAAAGACAAGGAAGTGACAGAGATAAGAGAACAAGTAACCAGCTCCTTTCAAGCCTATGTAGATAGAGATGGCGATGGGATTACATTCAAAAGATCACTGGCAGTGTCAACAATCACTAACATGGCAAAGAATATCTGCGTCTTAGCAGAGGACTTGATGATTGCCCTCATCATACTTCCATTCCACAGGAAACAGCGTCAGGATGGAAAACTGGATGGTGGCAATCCAGGCTTCAGATACGTGAACCGGAAG TTATTGAAGAGTGCTCCTTGTTCCGTGGGGATTCTAGTGAACAGAGGTTTCGGATCCATCGAGAAAATATCAAGGTTTGAGGCATTGCTTAAAGTGGCAGTAATATTCATTGGTGGAAAAGATGATAGAGAAGCACTTGCCTATGTGGGTCGTGTAGCATGGCATCCGGGAGTAAAAGTGATAGTAATAAGATTCCTGGTAGATACCAATGAAGAATCTTCAAGACTGGCAGCGCATAGGGTAACCCTTACAGAGCAAGAGGAGGAGATGGGGTTGGATGATGAATGCTTTGCACAGTTCTATGAAAGGTATATAGTTGGAGGTCGCATATCCTATATGGAGAAGCATCTTGCAAATGCATCTGAGACCTTCTCTACTCTGAGATCATTTGAAGGACAATACTCACTGGTCATTGTAGGAAGAGAAGGTGGAGCAAACTCTATATTGACAAAGGGGATGAATGACTGGCAACAGTGCCCAGAACTGGGACCAATAGGGGATGTTCTTTCAGGACCAGACTTCTCAACGTCAGTATCTGTGTTAATAATCCAACAACACAAACTTAGGGGAGAATTAGATGGACTTGACGAGGAATTCTCTATCATGTAG